The following proteins are co-located in the Pomacea canaliculata isolate SZHN2017 linkage group LG10, ASM307304v1, whole genome shotgun sequence genome:
- the LOC112573938 gene encoding transcription termination factor 3, mitochondrial-like yields MALLFTESASLLMISKLIPPIGIKYGRSFLAASQCHRMFSLLRQELFVQNTPPSNKFRCASYTFAIINYGQPALVPDCVPVLDHPIRCLSSQTGLIHGQHKVRFRTRRASASSSREQDKVYAGTDNFPVQETEDKGYSEYEAVLQKSDQSNKHCSDPEALRQMPHLTTNVLTASSSPVNGEVLAHHSADSSVTPADQESSDLADLPSPKPVQPSYNLATYVKQSEVLQKLLSFGVDLSAVEKIPEAADFIVQAKWESDIQPRLLFLHDIGVADVDLGRVLTKNPLALKKSIEEMQEVISYLKSKKFLPESISHIVSRVPLVLLMSVAMMDRKLGFLQQSFGLSGDEVRSVAARGPKLIVWKLQKLKDTRFYMKEMLGFSDMDLKAMLLVAPKVFLTDKYSDGKAI; encoded by the exons atggCTCTTTTATTCACGGAAAGTGCGAGTCTGCTGATGATTTCAAAACTTATTCCACCCATTGGCATCAAATATGGTAGATCATTCTTGGCAGCCAGTCAGTGCCACCGAATGTTTTCCTTGTTGCGGCAGGAGCTGTTTGTGCAGAATACACCTCCTTCTAATAAGTTCAGATGTGCAAGCTATACATTTGCAATTATAAACTATGGTCAACCAGCATTAGTTCCTGACTGTGTTCCCGTCTTGGATCATCCTATTAGATGCTTAAGTAGTCAAACTGGGTTGATACATGGACAGCACAAGGTCAGATTCAGAACGAGAAGAGCTTCAGCTTCATCATCAAGAGAACAAGATAAAGTATATGCAGGTACTGATAATTTTCCTGTACAGGAAACAGAGGACAAAGGCTATTCTGAATATGAGGCTGTCCTACAAAAATCAGACCAATCAAACAAACACTGCTCTGACCCCGAGGCTTTGAGACAGATGCCGCACTTGACAACAAACGTGTTGACAGCCAGTTCCAGTCCTGTCAATGGTGAAGTGCTGGCACATCATAGTGCTGATAGCTCTGTAACACCTGCAGACCAAGAATCTTCAGATTTAGCAGATCTCCCTTCCCCTAAACCTGTACAGCCATCCTACAACCTGGCTACCTATGTCAAGCAGTCAGAAGTTCTGCAGAAGCTGCTGAGCTTTGGTGTTGACCTGTCAGCTGTTGAAAAGATCCCAGAGGCAGCAGACTTCATTGTTCAGGCAAAGTGGGAATCAGATATCCAGCCTCGCCTCCTTTTTCTGCACGACATAGGTGTGGCAGATGTAGACCTGGGCCGTGTCTTGACCAAGAATCCcctggctttaaaaaaaagcattgagGAAATGCAG GAGGTGATCAGCTATCTGAAGTCTAAGAAGTTTTTACCTGAAAGCATCAGTCACATTGTGAGCCGAGTTCCCCTTGTTCTCTTGATGTCTGTTGCCATGATGGACAGAAAGCTGGGATTCTTGCAGCAGAGTTTTGGTCTGTCAG GAGATGAAGTCCGTTCTGTAGCAGCCAGAGGTCCAAAACTAATTGTATGGAAACTTCAAAAGTTAAAG GACACACGCTTCTACATGAAGGAGATGCTTGGTTTCTCTGACATGGATTTAAAGGCCATGCTGCTTGTTGCTCCAAAGGTTTTTTTAACAG ACAAGTATTCAGATGGGAAAGCGATTTGA